The Deinococcus wulumuqiensis R12 genome has a window encoding:
- a CDS encoding helicase-related protein: protein MAFDIGSMVKVRGRDWVVLPDSTEEFLLLKPLGGNDAEVTGVFAGPGGEEVQSAAFALPDPRGFSNAGRAKLLVNAAKLAIRSGAGPFRSLARLGVEPRPYQLVPLLMALRQTPARLLIADDVGVGKTIEAGLIARELLDRGEISRMAVLCPPHLAEQWVEELRAKFGIDAVAVLPGTARRLERGCNPGQSVFDRYRFVVVSLDLVKSDRWRQDFLTNAPEFVIVDEAHASAEGEGMGSKRHQRYRLLEELAKDPERHLILVTATPHSGKEDAFRSLLKLLNPDFANLPLDLSGAQNEAARRSLARHLVQRGRADIQDYLREDTPFPKRHDAELKYTLHPEYAALFDDVLAYARESVHVPGETLGRTRIRWWAALGLLRALASSPQAAAATLKERALTAEGGEEPTDLTLIDAVGREQVYDPDAETSEATDLTPGAQVEAPDTEATRRLLKLADRALALADGKDNKLGLLTTQVRDLVKQGFAPIVFCRFIATAEAVAAHLAGELKGVAVDAVTGRLTPDERVTKVGELAAQEKRVLVATDCLSEGINLQQAFSAVIHYDLPWNPTRLDQREGRVDRYGQASGEVRVLTIYGEDNRIDTLILDVLVRKHRLIRATLGTSIPAPEEAESLLDVLLAKVLDMDTRQAIQPSLFAEVQDFDVKWRDAAEGEKKSRSRFAQNAIQPGEVAGELAAVRSALGDTKAAQEFVLDALQGAGVIVSPRMDGTFQANPGQADVRAEFRDFLEQAPSFRFGGTPERNVTVLARNHPLVEQLASTVLGQALDDPQHALAKRVGVIRTSGVSVVTTLLLLRHRFHLTGRKGNRTWQTLAEELDTLAYVRRAGQIEWLPAEQVQTLLDLPVEGNVDAADKETRLRTAAELLQSEDMQAALSERARARGAELLAAHERVRGAASGQGATYSVEPPGPPDVLGVYLFLPIPKLS from the coding sequence ATGGCATTCGATATCGGTTCGATGGTGAAGGTACGTGGGCGTGACTGGGTGGTGCTGCCCGACAGCACAGAAGAATTTCTGCTGCTCAAGCCACTTGGAGGCAACGACGCGGAAGTCACCGGAGTCTTCGCCGGTCCCGGCGGTGAGGAGGTGCAGTCTGCCGCTTTCGCACTCCCCGACCCACGCGGCTTTTCCAACGCTGGGCGGGCGAAACTGCTGGTGAACGCCGCCAAACTCGCCATCCGCAGTGGCGCAGGCCCTTTCCGCTCGCTCGCGCGGTTGGGGGTCGAGCCGCGTCCCTACCAACTCGTGCCCCTCCTGATGGCCCTGCGTCAGACCCCGGCCCGCCTGCTGATTGCAGACGACGTGGGGGTCGGCAAGACCATCGAAGCGGGCCTGATCGCCCGTGAACTGCTCGACCGTGGCGAGATCAGCCGTATGGCCGTGCTCTGCCCGCCCCACCTCGCGGAGCAGTGGGTCGAAGAACTCCGGGCCAAGTTCGGGATCGATGCGGTGGCCGTGCTGCCGGGAACGGCCCGCCGTCTGGAGCGCGGCTGTAACCCAGGTCAGAGCGTCTTTGACCGCTACCGATTCGTGGTGGTCAGCCTCGACCTCGTAAAGTCGGACCGCTGGCGGCAGGATTTCCTGACCAACGCGCCCGAGTTCGTGATTGTGGATGAAGCGCACGCCAGCGCGGAAGGCGAAGGGATGGGCAGCAAACGGCACCAACGCTACCGCCTGCTTGAAGAACTTGCCAAAGACCCCGAACGGCACCTGATTCTGGTCACGGCCACCCCCCACAGCGGCAAGGAGGACGCCTTCCGCAGCCTGCTCAAGCTGCTCAACCCTGATTTTGCGAACCTGCCGCTCGACCTGAGTGGTGCGCAGAACGAAGCGGCCCGCCGCAGCCTCGCCCGGCACCTCGTGCAGCGCGGGCGGGCCGACATTCAGGACTACCTGCGCGAGGACACCCCTTTCCCGAAGCGGCATGACGCCGAACTCAAGTACACCCTGCACCCCGAGTACGCCGCGCTCTTTGACGATGTGCTCGCTTACGCCCGTGAGAGCGTGCACGTCCCCGGCGAAACGCTGGGCCGCACCCGCATCCGCTGGTGGGCCGCGCTCGGCCTGCTGCGTGCCCTGGCCAGCAGTCCGCAGGCCGCCGCCGCGACCCTGAAGGAACGGGCGCTGACGGCGGAAGGCGGAGAGGAACCCACCGACCTCACCCTGATCGACGCGGTGGGCCGCGAGCAGGTGTACGACCCGGATGCCGAGACCAGCGAAGCCACCGACCTCACGCCGGGCGCACAGGTGGAAGCGCCGGATACGGAAGCCACGCGCCGCCTGCTGAAACTGGCGGACCGGGCACTGGCCCTTGCGGATGGGAAGGACAACAAGCTGGGGCTGCTCACCACGCAGGTCAGGGACCTGGTGAAGCAGGGCTTTGCCCCCATCGTGTTCTGCCGCTTTATCGCGACGGCGGAGGCGGTGGCCGCGCATCTCGCGGGCGAGCTGAAAGGCGTAGCGGTGGACGCGGTGACGGGCCGCCTCACCCCGGACGAGCGCGTGACCAAAGTGGGCGAACTTGCCGCGCAGGAAAAGCGCGTCCTGGTCGCCACCGATTGCCTCTCGGAAGGGATCAACCTGCAGCAAGCCTTCAGTGCCGTCATTCACTACGACCTGCCCTGGAACCCGACCCGTCTGGATCAGCGGGAAGGCCGCGTGGACCGCTACGGTCAGGCGTCGGGGGAAGTGCGCGTCCTGACCATTTACGGCGAGGACAACCGCATCGACACCCTGATTCTGGACGTACTGGTTCGCAAGCACCGCCTGATCCGGGCCACCCTCGGCACCAGCATTCCCGCGCCCGAAGAAGCCGAGAGCCTGCTGGACGTGCTGCTGGCGAAAGTACTCGACATGGACACCCGGCAGGCCATCCAGCCATCGCTTTTCGCTGAGGTGCAGGACTTCGACGTGAAGTGGCGTGACGCGGCGGAAGGCGAGAAGAAATCGCGCAGCCGCTTTGCCCAGAACGCCATTCAGCCCGGTGAGGTGGCGGGGGAACTGGCTGCCGTGAGGAGTGCCCTGGGTGACACGAAAGCCGCGCAGGAGTTCGTGCTGGACGCCTTGCAAGGGGCGGGCGTGATCGTCTCGCCGCGCATGGACGGCACCTTTCAGGCCAACCCTGGACAGGCCGATGTGCGAGCAGAATTCCGCGACTTTCTGGAGCAGGCGCCTTCCTTCCGATTTGGGGGTACGCCTGAGCGTAACGTGACCGTCCTGGCGCGGAACCATCCCCTCGTGGAGCAACTCGCCAGCACGGTGCTGGGGCAGGCTCTGGACGACCCACAGCACGCCCTTGCCAAACGGGTGGGTGTCATCCGCACCAGTGGGGTAAGCGTGGTGACCACTCTGCTGCTGCTGCGTCACCGCTTTCACCTCACCGGGCGCAAAGGCAACCGCACCTGGCAGACGCTGGCCGAAGAACTCGACACGCTGGCCTACGTGCGCCGCGCGGGGCAGATCGAATGGTTGCCCGCCGAACAAGTTCAAACCCTGCTTGATCTGCCTGTGGAAGGCAACGTGGACGCCGCCGACAAGGAAACCCGTCTGAGGACCGCCGCCGAACTGCTCCAGAGTGAGGACATGCAAGCCGCCCTCAGCGAGCGGGCCAGGGCCAGAGGTGCCGAACTGCTTGCAGCGCACGAACGGGTGCGGGGCGCGGCGAGCGGGCAAGGAGCCACTTACAGCGTGGAACCCCCCGGCCCGCCTGACGTGCTGGGCGTGTACCTCTTCCTGCCAATTCCGAAGCTGAGCTGA
- a CDS encoding PIN domain-containing protein, protein MPERLVVDTNVLVSELLRRRGRQWLARSSVLLFASERVDAEFRYELERRLRAVGERGSVGTSTLTQMHAEALLLYRERVNILPAEQYAALEAAASQRIPADPDDWPSVALALLLDCGLWTEDRDFFGCGLSVWQTAVLYGVSA, encoded by the coding sequence TTGCCTGAACGTCTGGTGGTGGATACCAATGTTCTGGTTTCGGAGTTGCTGCGGCGACGTGGGCGGCAGTGGCTGGCGCGAAGCAGCGTCTTGCTGTTTGCGAGCGAGCGGGTAGACGCTGAATTTCGCTATGAACTGGAGCGGCGCTTGCGGGCTGTTGGGGAGCGCGGTTCGGTTGGCACCAGCACGCTCACCCAGATGCACGCCGAAGCCCTGCTGCTCTACCGCGAACGGGTCAATATTCTCCCCGCCGAGCAGTACGCCGCCCTGGAAGCGGCTGCCTCCCAACGCATTCCCGCTGACCCAGACGACTGGCCCAGCGTGGCGCTGGCGCTGCTGCTGGACTGCGGCCTGTGGACGGAGGACCGCGACTTCTTCGGCTGTGGCCTGAGCGTCTGGCAAACAGCGGTTCTCTATGGGGTCAGCGCATGA
- a CDS encoding Eco57I restriction-modification methylase domain-containing protein: protein MKATQLAHVRVHGLGLTDDFLLQLSDRAQTNKVKEATPQSYDLPPKTSLDEAILDAWESARKAWSKHQEFGTDPFTGWVRPLLRALDISFAGTGAGRIQISETGDVPLYFAAPVKVGDEWQTVNLDRVTTHGTLRASPHGLMQGYLNAEDKYLWGIVTNGETLRLLRDNAQVTRPAYVEFGIAEMMRAEDARAFRVLWLLLHRSRLIGGKGGKLEIWNEASKETGARATDTLRDGVKVAIEHLGTGFLQANPTLNEAIKDDRPLLTELHRACLKLVYQLVFLFVTEDRDLLFARNDRGDYVPNAQTRERATHYLTRALRDKAERLTGQPSHFDAYQGWERLLGYVRTGFAPLGLPALGSHLFAPPERPELQDLRLSNRQFYAAVRALSEITVDGTRRPVNYAGLDSEELGSIYESLLELLPRIAPGPRFELQTLAGNERKTTGSYYTPSSLIELLLESALDPVIEQAVQKGQTPAEKISHLKALKVIDPACGSGHFLIAAARRIGLKLAQLEEDTTQPSPAAQRRATRTVIAHCIYGADINPMATELAKVALWLESQDAGKPLAFLDHRLRVGNSLLGTTPQVMNSEDEIPEKMVRNVLKPAVKAETLHLPDAAYAVLEGDDKKTVAELKKKNKTEREDLINKAHGAQTLFNLTEDLAPITAMVKALGNIEPESLESVQAQESTWNAIQHNRQLQDRKLLADAWCAAFVLPKVPHAPAITTLTLHALKANPQAESLAPLRQAVAEAAAQYHFLHPHIEFPDVFGDAGKGGFDCVLGNPPWERIKLQEKEWFAQRVPEIAAAPNAAARTKLIKDLKTERPKIYADFLRDLRQAEGESHFIRASGRYSLTGRGDVNTYAIFSEANRDSLNAHGRMGIIVPTGIATDDTTKFFFQDLMDKKELHSLHDFQSGGGLWNEIGHARFKFCILTVTGGETCEAATFSFFSRTAEESLEAGKRFTISPQEIALLNPNTRTAPVFRSARDARITKEIYQRVPVLLNEATGENPWGISFMRMFDMSNDSGLFRTAEGLQADGYMLDGNRYRKGTVEMLPLYEAKLMHQFDHRFATYTPEGDTRDMTTSEKADADALPLPRYWIHRDEIASKLSAKSINVGEGYLIGWRDIARNTDFRTTIPNIFPSVGISGVNLMFPDISTPISALIALLNSFAVDYAARQKVGGTHVNQAYIKQFPVLPPSSITHHLSSFITPRVLELTYTAHDLTAFARDLGYGGEPFIWNDERRFWLRAELDALYFILYGIAREDVDYVMDTFPIVRRKDEAAHGSYRTKEAILSVYDELQTLGLERLGEYRSRVPGGDVAGGWGPA, encoded by the coding sequence ATGAAAGCCACTCAACTCGCCCACGTCCGCGTGCATGGCCTGGGCCTGACCGACGACTTTCTGCTGCAACTCTCTGACCGTGCCCAGACGAACAAGGTCAAGGAGGCCACGCCGCAGAGTTACGACCTGCCCCCCAAAACGAGCCTGGACGAAGCCATCCTGGACGCCTGGGAAAGCGCCCGCAAAGCCTGGAGCAAGCACCAGGAGTTCGGCACCGATCCCTTCACCGGCTGGGTCAGGCCGCTGCTGAGGGCGCTCGACATTTCCTTTGCTGGCACGGGAGCAGGTCGCATTCAGATCAGCGAAACCGGAGACGTGCCGCTCTACTTTGCCGCGCCCGTGAAGGTGGGGGACGAATGGCAGACGGTGAACCTCGACCGCGTGACCACACACGGCACCTTGCGCGCCAGTCCGCACGGGCTGATGCAGGGCTACCTGAATGCCGAGGACAAGTACCTGTGGGGCATCGTCACGAACGGCGAAACGTTGCGCCTGCTCCGCGACAACGCGCAGGTCACGCGCCCTGCCTACGTGGAGTTTGGCATTGCCGAGATGATGCGGGCCGAGGATGCCCGCGCCTTCCGCGTGCTGTGGCTGCTGCTGCACCGCTCACGCCTGATCGGGGGCAAGGGCGGCAAGCTGGAGATTTGGAACGAAGCGAGCAAAGAAACCGGAGCGCGGGCCACCGACACCCTGCGCGACGGTGTAAAAGTCGCCATCGAGCACCTGGGGACGGGCTTCTTGCAGGCCAACCCCACACTCAACGAAGCCATCAAGGATGACCGCCCCCTGCTGACCGAACTGCACCGCGCCTGCCTGAAGCTGGTGTACCAGTTGGTGTTCCTGTTCGTGACCGAGGACCGTGACCTGCTGTTCGCCCGCAATGACAGGGGCGATTACGTGCCCAACGCGCAGACCCGTGAGCGGGCCACGCACTACCTCACCCGCGCTCTGCGGGACAAGGCCGAGCGCCTGACCGGGCAACCCAGCCACTTTGACGCCTACCAGGGCTGGGAGCGGCTGCTGGGCTACGTCCGCACCGGATTTGCGCCGCTGGGATTGCCTGCGCTGGGCAGCCACCTGTTTGCCCCGCCCGAGCGCCCCGAACTGCAAGACCTGCGGCTCAGCAACCGCCAGTTCTACGCCGCCGTGCGTGCCCTGAGCGAAATCACGGTGGACGGCACGCGCCGACCCGTCAATTACGCGGGCCTGGACAGCGAAGAACTGGGCAGCATCTACGAAAGCCTGCTGGAACTCCTGCCCCGTATCGCGCCCGGCCCACGCTTTGAGTTGCAAACCCTGGCGGGCAACGAGCGCAAGACCACCGGCAGCTACTACACGCCGAGCAGCCTGATCGAGTTGCTGCTGGAAAGTGCCCTCGACCCCGTGATTGAGCAGGCCGTGCAAAAGGGCCAGACCCCCGCCGAGAAAATCAGTCACCTCAAGGCCCTCAAGGTCATTGACCCCGCCTGCGGAAGCGGCCACTTTCTGATTGCCGCCGCCCGCCGCATCGGGCTGAAGCTGGCGCAACTGGAAGAGGACACCACGCAGCCCAGCCCCGCCGCCCAGCGCCGCGCCACGCGCACCGTCATCGCCCACTGCATCTACGGGGCCGACATCAACCCGATGGCGACCGAACTGGCAAAAGTCGCCCTGTGGCTGGAAAGCCAGGACGCAGGCAAGCCGCTGGCCTTCCTCGACCACCGCCTGCGCGTGGGCAACAGCCTCCTGGGAACCACGCCGCAGGTGATGAACAGCGAGGACGAAATCCCCGAAAAGATGGTCAGAAACGTCCTGAAGCCCGCTGTCAAGGCCGAAACCCTGCACTTGCCCGACGCCGCTTACGCCGTGCTGGAAGGCGACGACAAAAAGACCGTTGCGGAACTGAAAAAGAAAAACAAAACCGAGCGGGAAGACCTGATTAACAAGGCGCACGGCGCACAGACCCTCTTTAACCTCACCGAAGACCTCGCCCCGATTACGGCGATGGTCAAGGCGCTGGGCAACATCGAACCCGAAAGCCTGGAGAGCGTGCAGGCGCAGGAAAGCACCTGGAACGCCATTCAGCACAACCGACAGCTCCAAGACCGCAAGCTGCTGGCCGACGCCTGGTGCGCTGCCTTCGTGCTGCCCAAAGTCCCGCACGCCCCCGCCATCACCACCCTCACCCTGCACGCCCTGAAAGCCAACCCGCAGGCCGAGAGCCTCGCCCCCCTCCGGCAGGCCGTGGCCGAGGCTGCCGCGCAGTACCACTTCCTGCACCCCCACATCGAGTTTCCCGACGTGTTTGGCGACGCGGGCAAAGGCGGCTTCGACTGCGTGCTGGGCAACCCGCCGTGGGAACGAATCAAGTTGCAAGAAAAGGAATGGTTCGCCCAACGTGTGCCCGAAATCGCTGCCGCGCCGAACGCTGCCGCCCGTACCAAACTGATTAAAGACCTCAAGACCGAGCGCCCGAAGATTTACGCCGACTTTTTGCGCGACCTACGCCAAGCCGAAGGCGAAAGCCATTTCATCCGTGCCAGCGGGCGCTATTCCCTCACGGGGCGCGGCGACGTGAACACCTACGCCATTTTCAGCGAAGCGAACCGCGACAGCCTGAACGCGCATGGGCGCATGGGCATCATCGTGCCGACGGGCATCGCCACCGACGACACCACCAAATTCTTCTTTCAGGATTTGATGGACAAAAAAGAACTTCATAGCTTGCACGACTTCCAAAGTGGCGGCGGGCTATGGAATGAAATCGGTCATGCAAGATTCAAGTTTTGCATTCTGACTGTGACAGGCGGAGAAACGTGCGAAGCCGCCACCTTCAGTTTCTTCTCGCGAACTGCTGAAGAGAGCCTAGAAGCTGGAAAACGCTTCACCATTTCGCCGCAGGAAATCGCCCTGCTGAACCCCAACACCCGCACCGCGCCCGTGTTCCGCAGCGCCAGAGATGCCCGAATCACCAAAGAGATTTACCAGCGCGTGCCCGTGCTGCTAAACGAGGCGACGGGGGAAAACCCGTGGGGCATTTCGTTTATGCGGATGTTTGACATGTCCAACGACTCTGGCCTGTTCCGCACCGCCGAGGGGCTACAGGCCGACGGCTACATGCTGGACGGCAACCGCTACCGCAAAGGCACGGTGGAAATGCTGCCGCTGTACGAAGCCAAGCTGATGCACCAGTTTGACCACCGCTTTGCAACCTACACGCCAGAGGGCGACACGCGGGATATGACAACCAGCGAAAAAGCCGACGCCGACGCCTTGCCCCTGCCGAGGTACTGGATACATAGGGATGAAATTGCTTCAAAGTTATCTGCTAAATCTATTAACGTAGGCGAAGGATATTTAATCGGTTGGCGAGACATAGCACGCAACACAGATTTCAGAACAACTATCCCAAATATCTTTCCGTCTGTAGGAATTAGCGGAGTTAATCTGATGTTTCCAGACATCTCCACGCCCATTTCAGCTCTGATAGCTCTATTGAATTCATTTGCAGTTGACTATGCTGCACGCCAGAAGGTGGGCGGAACACATGTAAATCAGGCCTACATTAAGCAATTCCCCGTCCTCCCTCCATCATCCATCACCCATCATCTATCATCCTTCATCACTCCCCGTGTTCTCGAACTGACCTACACCGCCCACGACCTCACGGCCTTTGCGCGTGACCTGGGCTACGGGGGCGAGCCGTTTATCTGGAACGACGAGCGGCGCTTCTGGCTGCGGGCCGAACTGGACGCGCTGTACTTCATCCTGTACGGGATTGCGCGGGAGGACGTGGACTATGTCATGGACACCTTCCCGATTGTGCGGCGCAAGGACGAGGCGGCACACGGGTCTTACCGGACGAAGGAAGCGATTCTGAGCGTGTACGACGAACTGCAAACGCTGGGGCTGGAGCGGCTGGGCGAGTACCGCAGCCGGGTGCCGGGCGGGGACGTGGCGGGGGGCTGGGGGCCAGCATGA